The window ACTCACCTTCTCTTCTGTAATTCGTAGTATTTGGGTATAACAGAGTGTATGGTATGTTAACTGGTCCGGTCCTGTTCTTGAATCTCTTgtcattgtttctttttataatattgttCTCTATCAGCTCCAGTTCTTTACCAAACCGTTTAAACGCCTCCAAAGCCTCATCATCAGCTGTCCAGTTCGGTGACTCTCTTTGCCCTAAGTAGATCTCATCCGTTGAATGCATAGACAAGGTCTCTATGATGGAGATCCCAAGAAGAGTCTGTAACTGCGGCGTGATCGTCTTCAAGAACGCTACGTCAGTGTCTTCAGCCAGCTCAGTGTACTCAACGGTGCCTGGCTCAGGCATAAATCGGCGGTTGATCGTAGGTCGGTTAAGGAGAAACCCGGCGTAAGGATACTGTCCAAAATTGACTGCTGCGTGAAGAGCAGAGGCGATCCAAATGATGATCGTGCAGGATTCGATGAGGTCATCGCGGGTTTGCATCGATGGCCACCATGATTCGTGTTGTTTGTCCCCGTGGCCTTTTGTTCGGAGCTCGGTCCACCATGACTGGATCTCTATATCGGTTTGAACGGTTTTGTCATTCTTGTAATAGAATGAGCAGTACTCAGTGACCCAAGTTTTGATCGCTGACCAAATCTCTAAACCGTCGACCGCATAAGGGTAATCCTCGATCAAAAGCTTAACACCATTGTCGATGTTTGGATCTTCCACGGCAAGTCCTCTGCAGAAACAGGGCATGTTAAGGTTACGTGTCCCACAAGAATCTAGGTTTACTTATGACTCAAGAATCGTGAAGGAGACTAGATGCTTCTTACCTTTTGAGGAGATCTTTAGGGAGAGCTTGATCGGTGAAAACCCAATTCTTGTAAATTGAAGAAGATAGTTCCATGGCTTATCGACCCGGGAAGACCGTTCTCTCCAGAATTCCGTCTGAACTTATGAGGACATGTCGCAAATAAAGTCCAGAATTCCGTCTGAACTTATGAGGATATAAAGTCGAGTCTGTCTAGTTTTAGATCTCTACTagcttgtttttattttttttccttccattAATCATCCTCAAACATGGATGTTTTCACCATGTatgatataatttatatcaaaaatatatttttagaagaCTTAAAACATTACCAAACAAGACTTAAAAGAGAACCAAAACAAGAGCtaatcttttgatatttttgaaggATTTGATAGTAGCTACCTGTTCCGAATATATCAAGACTACTTTGTATGCCCTAACTGTGTATCCATGAAGCTCTGATGCATTACGTATGACTACAATAAGTGCATGCCACATATAGATTACAACATTCCATGCGTTTTTGTTGCCACCTATAATAGCATGAAACCAACTAGAATAAAGATATCTTTCAGCATAACAGCAAGGAGATCACAACACATGAGTATAGTTTTATTAcgacatttttttcaaaaaagtatatgtaaggcaactgaaacaaaaaaaaaaacaaaaaactttgatgtttaacaaaataattacatCGCAGATGTGAAGATAGTCAACCATATCCAGAATCACGTGCTAAACTATGACTAACCTGGGCAAGTATATCTGTCATCAAATCACTAGCATCATCGCCACCTTGGCCTATAACACACGTCTGAATAACTGTATCTGTATGTGAAGAAAAGAGTCTGTGATCCCTGCAACATCATACTCAGGCTGATATGCCCTATTAGTAATATCCTCAAAGTTTTTATCATTCCCTCCGTGCATTTCTGcagagacaaaacaaagaaaagggtTTTTCAAAAACTGACtgtctgaaaacaaaaaacaaaaaaaacaatctgaCTATCAGCCATATTTTAGCATAGTGATCTATTTATAAGTGATTACCACAGATATCTAACTTTATTACAAGAGAAATATAATAGACAAAAGCTTCATACATGTAACATAGCAAGCTCATGTACGCAAGTTCAATGAAGCATATTCAATTACATAAAGCCGATGCTCCTGTATGCATAAGTTAATTGGTTTGTGTAGTACCTTTCTGAAGTACTCTAAGGGCATTCCCATTGGACATTACTGTATATGAGtatttgaaaacattaattaaataatttttatagtaaataaatgatttgtttaagttttaactaataaaaaaagacatgacCCAATTACCATAGTATCCTAAAAAAAGACGTGGTTGACACCCATTACCATAGTATCCTAAATTATTTGGGCAGAAATACAAATATCTAAACTGTTTCAaaccttttattatttttaattttttaatatactgaTACTCAATTAAAGATGTGGGATGAAAATGCTCTAAGGCTTCTTCATTAATTAAGGCTTCTTCATTAATCAACCATAATTCATAATCTAAGCAGCACTGAAACTTGTACGGGGACTAGAAACTGGTACAAGTACGGGGACGGGAAATGGCAAAGCAAAAATTTATAGAAACGGGGACGGCACAAGTACTTCAATAAACATAAACCtataagttaatatatataaatcctacccaaagtttcctttttttactttatttatcaAGTGTTTTTGTTAGTTAAAATAACACTTTTAACATTAGAAACCTCCATTTAGGACTTAACaacaaagttttttatttaatgagtTAATATATTAACACTGTTTTTGTTCGTCAAAATAACACTTTGAACTCCTGTTATAAGAACCCCATGGTGCTTTTCTTTAAGCTAGGAAGCAGCAGTGTTAACATAATTTTCTACAAGATCTGGAACTTTCCTTACTATTGTAGTAGAGCAAAGCGCTGCCTGCATATaataatacaacatatatgCATGGTAAAAGCGAGGAAGGAACAAAAACAACAGCTACTAAACTCCGTCTCCAGCAGAAACTGTATATGAACTAGAAAACACTTCACCTTCTTTCGGATTTTAGGGTCACGAAACTGGattaaaaaacaattgttttatctttttccgCTAAACAATGGAAAATAATCCATACAAAGGACAAGGTATTAAGATTAATACTAAAGAGTTAGTAAGGATACTGTTTTAATGAATTGGTGACATGCATCAACGCTTCTTGTCTCTCATCGAGAAGAACATTAGGCCAAGATATCCAATCCTAGATTTTGTTCACATAATCAAATTCGACCACAGATTGGAACCCTCGATCCAATTAACAAAGGGCTTTtctcaaataagaaaactacCAATGAATATGACGaaaagaagatgtttctttgCTTAACTACAGTGCCTTCGGCTGCAATTTCCAATCAGAATGTCGATTGGTTTGTTCTCGTCGATGTTGATTATTCAAAATCTAgaaattgattttaagaaatcgaTTTGCGAAGCAGAGTGTGTTCCTTGTATGTATCGAGAGAAATGGAAGCAAATGAAGAAAAagggccaaaaaaaaaaaatgaaacaaattcaGTATTGACAAGTTAGGTGTTTCTGAGTATCTAATAATTAGTTTGGGCAGAGACACAGGTCTGAAATAATTggaatcaaaactttaaatttttattcatttattattaaaagCTTAATAATCTCTTTCTTAACGTCCCTTCCGCTTCACGCATCAACGTACACATGTAGATGAATGCTGACAGATGAATCTTGATGCATGGTTTAGTTCCCTCCAAATCAATCAGTTTGTATCCGGAACTCTCTTGACATAGTGACAATATTTGTCGATGGGTTTGGTCGTTGTTGTGTAGTATGCAATCACGTTTAAGCAGTATGGCTTTTCTTCTCTTGTTATTAAGCTTTCCAAGTTAAACTATTAatctatttatatgtataaattttaattgtagATGAACATgaaagttaaattttttataaatatgaccTAATTGCGGAGACTTGTTTATAATTACAGAGAATCTTGtaattagaaaattagaaagtaatgAGTAATGCCTTCATTTCAGGTCGTCAACGTACAAATCCTGTGATTGAAAAGAGTTTGAACTCAGTCACACTTTTgaacttttactttttcttcGGCTCTCTTGTCGCATATACCAaacatctctctcatctccgtTACAAACTCTAAACATCTCTTCTAAAAACTGAATTTTATCAAATAGATTTTCGTATAAGGTAACCAAAAAGTGTAAACTACATATATTTTCTGAAACTTATCTCCATTCAATATTCAAATCCCTCCGAGTCTCacacaaaaatccaaaacaatgTACTCTTCATCCGGGGTATCAACATGCTTCtttttgattcctattttggtCGTGGTGGCCACACAACTGCTTCTTATGCGCACTGTTTTGTCCTTGAACATGACCAATGCCTATTTGAACCACAAATGCTTAACCAAACAAGGGAAGTACAACCCGGGAAGTTGGTATGAGAGACAACTTGAAAAAATCATGGAGTCCATCGCGAGCGGTGATGGTTTTATCCACGGTTACGACATGATGGCCCTTAGTAaggattctgattctgattacGTCGGCGTCACCAACCAGTGCCGTGGCGACTCCTTCGGGTCTAAGTGCCGCTCCTGCTTTGCCACCGCCATTGCAGGGGTAACGCCATTTcattattgattttatattaaCGCCAAAACCAATATCAACGTTCAATGGACTAATTTACATATAAGATATAGTTTTTCTTGTCTATTATACATTTATCACTAAGATGTAACCAAAActttgtaattatataaaacttcGTGAAAGGAGAGTTATGCATTCatgatgtatatataatgtttacaCGAGATAAGGTCAAATCTACATAggatatacataaatataagaTACGCATATATTCTCTCTAACACCCCCAATCAGAGCCGGAGGTGACCGAACGCTCAGGCTGGAACGAAATTCTTGAAATAGTGTAGTAGGAAGGCCTTTGGTGAAGATATCTGCGTACTGGAGGGTAGAAGGAACATGAAAGACCTTAATGTATCCAAGGGCAACACGTTCGCGAACAAAATGAATATCGATCTCGACATGTTTGGTGCATTGATGCTGGACCGGGTTGGTCGCAAGATAGACGGCACTGACGTTGTCACAAAAGACAAGGGAAGTCTTTGGTATCGGAACCCGCATTTCCACAAACAGATTACGTAGCCACGCAAGCTCGGCAATGACATTGGCGACACCTCTGTACTCAGCCTCAGCACTGGACTGGGAGACAGTGTGTTGTCGTTTCGCAAACCAGGAGATGAGGTTGGGACCGATAAACACACAATATCCGGACGTGGAACGACGTGTCGAAGGACATCCCGCCCAATCTGCATCAGAATAAGCAACCATAGCCGTAGGAGAGGACCGATAGAGCTGGAGACCATGAGAAATGGTAGCCTTGACGTAGCGAAGAATGCGCTTCAAGGCATTGAAGTGAACCTCACATGGATCATGCATAAAAAGACACACCTGCTGAACAGCGTACGAGATATCCGGCCGAGTAAATGTAAGATATTGCAATGCCCCAGCAAGACTCCGGTAGAGAGTGGGATCCTTAACAGGAGGACTGTCGGAGGGAAGCTCAGCAAGCTTTGGCTTGGTATCCACCGGAGTAAGACAGGGGTTGCACTCGGTCATGTTTGCGCGATGGAGAATGTCCGCCGCATAGTTCTGCTGATGAAGAAATGTGCCTTTGGCATTGCGGACAATAGAGATGCCAAGAAAATGGTGAAGCGGCCCAAGATCGGTCATGGCAAAGGCAGAGTGCAACGCCACAATGATATCATTAAGAAGACTCATCGAGGATGCCGTGAGACCAATATCGTCGACATAAAGAAGGAGATAAGCCACATCCTTGCCGCGATGACATATGAACAACGATGAGTCCGAGAGACTCTGAAAGAAGCCAAACCGTGTTGCAAACGCGGAGAACCGAGTGTACCAAGCCCATGGTGCTTGTTTAAGGCCATAGAGGGAACGTCGTAAGAGACATACATGATCAGGTTTGGTGTGGTCCTTGAATCCCGGAGGTTGATGCATGTACACCGTTTCCTTGAGATCACCATGGAGGAATGCATTCTTCACATCAAGCTGACGGAGCGGTCAATCATACGCCGTAGCCATGTGTAAGACAGCGCGGATTGTTGCTGGTTTGACCACCGGACTAAAAGTCTCATCACAGTCAACGCCAGGGAGTTGAGACTTGCCATTCGCAACCAGGCGAGCCTTGTAGCGAGACAATCTGCCGTTTGAGTCAAACTTGTGCCTGTATAACCACATGGAGCGAATGATATTAGTATTCTTGGGCCGTGGCACAAGGCACCACGTCCCCGTTTTAGTAAGAGCACTATATTCCTCTCCCATTGCCGGATTCCAATTAGGATCCCGAGCCGCCTGTATATGATTCAAAGGTAGAGGGGATACGGTAGAGGTGTGGAGACAAAGTTTATGAACCGGTTTCGTAATGCCAGATTTGCCGCGTGTCTGCATGGGATGAGAAGGAGCGGGAGCAGGAGGTGGTTCAACGGGCGGAGTGACCACCGAGGGAGacgacagagagagagaggaagtgGAGGAATCCGAGGAATTGGTGTCATGTGGACAAAGATTTCCTCTGGTGGTCGCGGTGCCGGAGAGTGAGCGAATGGGAAAACATTCTCGTCAAACACCACATGGCGGGATAGGATAATACGCTTGGAGTGTATATCAAGGCAACGAAACCCGCAATGATCAGAGGGATAGCCGAGGAAGACACATGCAGTAGACCGTGGAGCTAGTTTGTGGACGGAGGTGGCGAGAAGGTTAGGGTAGCAAAGAGACCCGAACACGCGGAGGTGGTCGTAGCGAGGTGTTTGATTGAAAATGCGAGTAAATGGGATCTCATTATTGATGGCAGCGGATTGTAATAGGTTGAGGATGTGTGTCGCGGTGTGTAGTGCTTCCACCCAGTAACCGAGTGGCATGTGAGCATGAATAAGGAGACTGCGAATGAGATTATTGATCGTACGTAGCATCCGTTCAGCCTTGCCATTCTGTTGAGATGTGTGAGGACACGAGAACCGGAAACCAGTACCGGTAGCAGCAAGATGGTCACGAAAGTGGCGGTTGTTGAACTCACCACCGTTGTCACATTGCAAGAAGGAGATGCCGCGGTGAAACTGTGTGCGGACGATAGCCGAGAAATGAAGAAACCGACTGAACGCATCACTCTTTCGTTTGAGAGGGTAGACCCACACATAATGACTAAAATcatcaagaaaaataagattGTATTTAACACCACTAATACTCGAAACAGGGGATGTCCACAAATCGGAATGAATCAACTCAAAAGGGGTGGAGACAATcgaatttgaattaaaaaacgGTAAACGGACGTGTTTTCCTAGTTGACACGCATGACACAAATTCGTCAGGTTTGtctttgaaaaagaaataaaacccGAAGAAGCAAGAGATTGCAGAGCAGAGATGCCCGTGTGGCCGAGACGGCGATGCCACAAGTCCCCTGTAGGCGCTTGAATGGAGAAGGCGTAAGCAGGTGAAACTGGTGGCGTGATGGTGTACAACGGGCCATCACTGTTGCAGCGCAGGAGCTTGGTCCGGGTCCATAGATCCTTAACATAAAACCCAAATGGATCAAATTCCACAGAACACATGTTGTCAGTAACAAAACGGCGAACCGAGATAAGGTTCTTGATTATGGACGGGCTTACGAGAACATTTTTCAAATGAAGGGGACGAGAGGAGGATGGTAGGGTTGTCGAACCAGTATGGGTAACAGGGGCAGAGGATCCATTTCCAAC is drawn from Camelina sativa cultivar DH55 chromosome 1, Cs, whole genome shotgun sequence and contains these coding sequences:
- the LOC104706342 gene encoding linoleate 9S-lipoxygenase 5, chloroplastic-like, with translation MELSSSIYKNWVFTDQALPKDLLKRGLAVEDPNIDNGVKLLIEDYPYAVDGLEIWSAIKTWVTEYCSFYYKNDKTVQTDIEIQSWWTELRTKGHGDKQHESWWPSMQTRDDLIESCTIIIWIASALHAAVNFGQYPYAGFLLNRPTINRRFMPEPGTVEYTELAEDTDVAFLKTITPQLQTLLGISIIETLSMHSTDEIYLGQRESPNWTADDEALEAFKRFGKELELIENNIIKRNNDKRFKNRTGPVNIPYTLLYPNTTNYRREGEFTGKGIPNSVSI